A single window of Caldimicrobium thiodismutans DNA harbors:
- a CDS encoding Rpn family recombination-promoting nuclease/putative transposase, with product MSKKKPPVPYDLFAKAFLKDPENLKGFLSTFLPEHIKTHLDLDSLRIIPEEQVSLSRKKREIPDLVAEVNLLSEGKPSTKAHLYILIEHKSAPDKRIYLQILNYITALNERSFKEGKGYVPVLPLVFYEGNKPWGYPERIEEIFSVPEGLKGELFKVHVVDLKRVEDEKILRIFDILAGLGCYLYLIKAEAGNFEEIIEVITRAIERLVAIGEKGRWEIGFLIEIAVIKSGVDEEVIWFNILDRCGEEGVKMELKSFWDRVGEKFYKQGIEQGIQQGKYQGLIEDARELVLEAIEVKLGYVPEEVRERVVREEDRGVLKEWLRKIILAKSSEDIIKLFTS from the coding sequence ATGTCAAAGAAGAAACCTCCTGTTCCCTATGACCTTTTTGCCAAGGCCTTCCTCAAAGACCCAGAAAACTTAAAAGGCTTCCTCTCAACCTTCCTCCCTGAGCATATTAAAACTCATCTTGACCTTGACTCCCTTAGAATCATTCCGGAAGAACAAGTTTCTCTCTCAAGAAAAAAGCGAGAAATCCCGGACCTTGTTGCTGAGGTTAATCTTCTTAGTGAAGGAAAACCTTCAACTAAAGCCCATCTCTACATCCTTATTGAGCACAAAAGTGCACCTGATAAAAGAATTTACCTTCAGATTTTAAATTACATAACCGCATTAAATGAGAGGTCTTTCAAGGAGGGGAAGGGGTATGTGCCTGTTTTACCCCTTGTATTCTATGAAGGGAATAAGCCCTGGGGGTATCCTGAAAGGATAGAGGAGATATTTTCAGTGCCAGAGGGGTTAAAGGGAGAACTTTTTAAGGTTCATGTGGTAGATTTAAAGAGGGTAGAGGATGAGAAGATATTGAGGATATTTGATATTTTAGCAGGGCTTGGGTGTTATCTTTATTTAATAAAGGCGGAAGCAGGTAATTTTGAAGAGATAATTGAAGTTATTACAAGGGCGATAGAGAGATTAGTAGCGATAGGGGAGAAGGGGAGGTGGGAGATAGGGTTTTTGATAGAGATAGCAGTAATAAAGAGTGGGGTTGACGAGGAGGTAATCTGGTTTAATATATTAGATAGGTGTGGAGAAGAGGGGGTAAAGATGGAGTTAAAGAGCTTTTGGGATAGAGTGGGAGAGAAGTTTTATAAGCAGGGAATTGAGCAGGGGATTCAGCAGGGGAAATATCAGGGGTTAATTGAGGATGCAAGGGAGCTTGTGCTTGAGGCCATAGAGGTGAAGCTCGGGTATGTGCCTGAGGAAGTGAGGGAGAGGGTGGTAAGAGAAGAGGATAGAGGAGTTCTTAAGGAGTGGCTTAGGAAAATAATTCTTGCTAAGAGCTCTGAAGATATTATTAAACTTTTTACAAGTTGA
- a CDS encoding YggS family pyridoxal phosphate-dependent enzyme: protein MDISKEYYTTLKNNLEKVFERVENAVLRSKRRLEEVKILGASKKQSPEKIQVLYDLGIRLFGENYVQEAEKKISALEGLSIEWHLIGRLQTNKVKKALKLFNVLETIDRIELAVEIEKRLKDSEKKIPVFIEVNIGEEETKAGVGPKDLFKFCEELSQFSHLEVRGLMCLPPYEENPEKVRPFFARMRSLFEKVKPLFGPNFKELSMGTSHDFEVALEEGATLIRLGTILFGQRV, encoded by the coding sequence GTGGATATTTCAAAGGAATACTATACCACGCTAAAAAATAATCTTGAGAAGGTTTTTGAAAGGGTAGAAAATGCAGTTTTGCGCAGTAAAAGAAGGCTTGAAGAAGTTAAGATTCTTGGTGCAAGTAAAAAACAATCTCCCGAAAAAATACAAGTTCTCTACGATCTTGGAATTAGGCTTTTTGGGGAGAACTATGTTCAAGAGGCAGAGAAAAAGATTTCTGCCTTAGAGGGCCTTTCCATAGAATGGCACCTTATTGGAAGGCTTCAGACTAATAAGGTTAAAAAGGCTTTGAAACTCTTTAATGTTCTTGAGACCATAGATAGAATAGAACTTGCTGTGGAGATTGAAAAAAGACTGAAGGATTCTGAGAAGAAAATCCCTGTCTTTATTGAGGTAAATATTGGAGAGGAGGAAACCAAGGCAGGAGTTGGACCCAAGGATTTGTTCAAGTTTTGTGAAGAGCTTTCACAGTTCTCTCATCTTGAGGTGAGGGGGCTTATGTGTCTTCCTCCTTATGAAGAAAATCCAGAAAAGGTGCGTCCCTTTTTTGCCAGAATGAGAAGCCTCTTTGAGAAGGTTAAGCCCCTTTTTGGGCCTAATTTTAAAGAGCTTTCTATGGGGACAAGTCATGATTTTGAGGTAGCCCTTGAAGAGGGAGCAACTCTTATCCGACTTGGGACAATTCTTTTTGGCCAAAGGGTGTGA
- a CDS encoding ComEC/Rec2 family competence protein produces the protein MKNTLLFSLSTALLLGFFTAFYKFPFLPGLIFILPFLFILPRKRWLFWISLYLIFYLIGGYYFNAKKERLSLASKEVFIKVLKIEPYYDQYKVLAESEGSFIEFTTKYSGFRPGDFCKITLKEKKGLKILNPYTPSLEERLIPKGLEGEYKLDERKRFYCTLSEAGFIEALRYKLFQFSENLSPLSRGLFLALVLGVDTQLPKEYLETLKNQGLYHQLAISGFNLAVLYGFLYKFWRWFLPHTVLIRMGFPIQLWSYLFSLPGAGLILIFSGFQPPALRAFVFLTFLILSKLLFRNTESLFILFLTATLLVIFDPALIGSLSFQLSFLATLSLIIGDILLKNLLFDSDEPSFLKKILLKTLYGLGLSLIVSLFTLPFLIYINGEFSLATPLNNLLATPFWSFIFIPLSILSAMLALVSQTLATFIMERVGDIFSLYIQFPLFNWIFRSSLPVNLFLLWLFFLFLLGAVMLYFFVKRWIKIFCIALLSLLTYFSLSNLYKRTSFVFIPKELTQQALLIKDQGDFYLIVKETPESKIERSYILIPILKKLGVNNLKTLLFLSEEGALKDYQKAFDIEKTYTLSDYELFEDLRLFKAGTEFIPLQRGQYLFEFKGLTIFWDEVGKDLSLPGVEVYYKLRGKSKEREGLFLFEKGRFSATFLFPEDSYLIIWDEKDKKISFWNKLFFPLWVEPSKGIAYRGLME, from the coding sequence GTGAAAAATACCCTGCTTTTTTCCCTTTCAACAGCCCTTCTTTTAGGTTTTTTTACAGCCTTTTATAAATTTCCATTCTTACCAGGTCTAATCTTTATCCTTCCCTTTCTTTTTATTTTGCCCAGAAAGAGATGGCTTTTTTGGATTTCTCTCTATTTGATATTTTATTTGATTGGAGGCTATTATTTCAATGCCAAGAAAGAAAGATTAAGCCTTGCCTCAAAAGAAGTTTTTATCAAGGTTCTGAAAATTGAGCCCTATTATGATCAATACAAGGTCTTAGCTGAAAGTGAAGGGAGTTTTATTGAATTTACTACTAAATATTCAGGATTTAGACCCGGGGATTTCTGCAAGATTACTCTCAAAGAAAAAAAGGGATTAAAAATTTTAAATCCCTATACCCCATCTCTTGAAGAAAGGCTCATCCCTAAGGGGTTGGAAGGAGAATATAAGCTTGATGAGAGGAAAAGATTCTACTGCACCTTATCTGAGGCTGGATTCATTGAGGCCTTGCGTTATAAACTTTTTCAGTTTTCAGAAAACCTCTCCCCTCTTTCCCGGGGGCTTTTTCTGGCCCTTGTTCTTGGAGTAGATACCCAATTACCAAAAGAATATCTTGAGACCCTTAAAAATCAAGGACTCTATCATCAACTTGCTATTTCAGGCTTTAACCTTGCCGTTCTCTATGGTTTTCTTTATAAGTTCTGGAGATGGTTCTTGCCCCACACGGTACTTATAAGGATGGGTTTCCCTATTCAACTCTGGAGCTATCTTTTCTCCCTTCCCGGAGCAGGGCTCATACTCATTTTTTCAGGCTTTCAACCTCCTGCCTTAAGGGCCTTTGTTTTCCTCACATTTCTAATTTTAAGCAAACTCCTTTTCAGAAATACTGAAAGTTTATTTATATTATTTCTAACGGCAACGCTTCTCGTGATTTTTGATCCTGCCCTTATTGGCAGTCTTTCCTTTCAGCTCTCCTTTTTGGCTACCCTGTCCTTAATCATTGGAGATATACTTTTGAAAAACCTTTTATTTGATTCAGATGAGCCCTCTTTTTTAAAAAAGATCCTCCTCAAAACTCTTTATGGCCTTGGACTGTCTCTTATAGTAAGCCTTTTTACTTTGCCCTTTTTGATTTACATAAACGGGGAGTTTTCTCTGGCTACTCCGCTGAATAACCTTTTAGCTACACCTTTCTGGAGTTTCATTTTTATTCCCCTTTCCATTCTCTCGGCCATGCTTGCCCTCGTCTCTCAAACTTTGGCAACTTTTATTATGGAAAGGGTAGGGGATATCTTTTCTCTTTACATCCAATTTCCTCTCTTTAACTGGATTTTTAGAAGTTCTCTTCCTGTTAATCTTTTTTTACTTTGGCTTTTTTTCCTTTTCCTTTTGGGGGCAGTTATGCTTTATTTTTTTGTAAAAAGATGGATCAAAATTTTTTGTATAGCCCTCCTTAGCCTGCTAACCTATTTTAGCCTTTCTAATCTTTATAAAAGGACCTCCTTTGTATTTATCCCTAAGGAACTCACTCAGCAGGCTTTATTGATTAAGGACCAAGGAGACTTTTATTTAATAGTAAAAGAGACCCCGGAATCTAAGATTGAAAGATCCTATATCCTAATACCTATTTTGAAGAAACTTGGAGTAAATAATTTGAAAACCCTTCTTTTTCTATCTGAAGAGGGGGCTCTTAAAGACTATCAAAAGGCTTTTGATATTGAAAAAACATATACTTTATCTGATTATGAACTTTTTGAAGATCTGAGGCTCTTTAAAGCTGGAACTGAATTTATTCCCCTCCAGAGAGGACAATATCTTTTTGAATTTAAGGGCTTAACCATTTTTTGGGATGAGGTAGGTAAGGATTTATCTTTACCCGGGGTAGAGGTTTATTATAAACTCAGGGGAAAGTCCAAAGAGAGAGAAGGTTTGTTCCTTTTTGAGAAAGGAAGGTTTTCAGCAACTTTTCTTTTTCCTGAGGATTCTTATCTTATTATTTGGGATGAGAAAGATAAAAAAATCTCCTTTTGGAATAAGCTCTTTTTCCCTCTTTGGGTTGAGCCTTCTAAAGGAATTGCTTACAGAGGATTGATGGAGTAA
- a CDS encoding archease: MRQDYETFEHGADVGIRGYGNTPQLALSNLLKALATLMVENPEFLKKKPTLSFPLEVEAEFPDELLVAFVNRVLSLSSLEGVLFYAFKGKVCLQAPECYIEGEILGIPLETDLYGYGVEVKGATFTLASFSKVDNHYIAQCVVDV; encoded by the coding sequence ATGAGGCAGGATTATGAGACTTTTGAGCACGGGGCTGATGTTGGTATAAGGGGTTATGGAAATACCCCTCAATTAGCGCTCTCTAATCTTCTTAAGGCTCTTGCTACCCTTATGGTTGAAAATCCTGAGTTTCTAAAAAAGAAGCCAACATTGAGTTTCCCTTTAGAAGTGGAAGCGGAATTTCCTGATGAGCTCCTTGTAGCTTTTGTGAATAGGGTTTTGAGTCTTTCTTCCCTTGAGGGTGTGCTTTTTTATGCATTTAAAGGTAAGGTCTGTCTTCAAGCACCAGAGTGTTATATAGAAGGAGAGATCCTGGGAATTCCCCTTGAAACAGACCTTTATGGATACGGGGTTGAGGTCAAGGGAGCAACTTTTACCTTGGCAAGCTTTTCAAAGGTTGATAATCACTATATCGCTCAATGTGTAGTTGATGTCTAA
- a CDS encoding ASKHA domain-containing protein, giving the protein MEALKIYPFKPSKAVTGGSNFDTERIFSVLPEEVKDKGLKIELPLLQKLPYILREGDEFYALLIREEKNFFLADIFKERPDKVLGLAIDIGSTTIAFYIYDFLKGELLKEYSIYNPQIEFGEDILTRLHFAKKPENLLKLQERTLSAINQEIEKVGFENVYYISLCGNTAMTHFILGLPVNYLIVEPYVAVARWFPLFKGEEVGLKINPRGRIFVFPLAGTYFGGDLIAGLYEAEIYKKGEISFYVDVGTNAEVVLGNKDFLLACAGAAGPALEGGIFECGLKAQPGAVESFWIDEKTLSLSYKTIGDERPLGFCGSAVIQLIADLFLHGWITPEGKFNLKKIGPLIEEINGERVLELISAEKTKQGYPIYIKEGEIKSFLRSKGAMFTILTLLCEKVGLTFEDVEKFYVAGSFGNHIDVRSAVILGMLPEEALFKTIGLGNSAGKGALKFLKRAEYEEIKEITERITYLELNVEGRFMELLTGALIIPHVNLELFPWVKKLLEEK; this is encoded by the coding sequence ATGGAAGCCTTAAAGATTTATCCCTTTAAACCTTCAAAGGCTGTTACAGGGGGCAGTAATTTTGATACAGAGAGAATTTTTTCAGTTCTTCCTGAGGAAGTAAAAGACAAGGGGCTTAAGATAGAACTTCCTTTGTTGCAAAAACTTCCTTATATCCTCAGAGAAGGAGATGAATTTTATGCCCTTTTAATTCGAGAAGAAAAAAACTTTTTCCTTGCAGATATTTTTAAAGAAAGACCTGATAAGGTCCTTGGATTAGCCATAGATATTGGAAGCACAACCATAGCCTTTTATATATATGACTTTCTTAAAGGAGAACTTTTAAAGGAATATTCTATTTACAATCCCCAGATTGAGTTTGGTGAAGACATTCTGACAAGGCTTCATTTTGCTAAAAAACCTGAAAATCTGTTAAAACTTCAGGAAAGAACCCTTTCAGCTATAAATCAGGAGATAGAAAAAGTTGGATTTGAGAATGTCTATTATATAAGTCTTTGTGGAAATACAGCTATGACTCATTTTATTCTTGGACTTCCAGTGAATTATCTCATAGTTGAACCCTATGTAGCTGTAGCCAGATGGTTTCCCCTTTTTAAGGGAGAAGAAGTGGGTTTAAAGATAAATCCCCGGGGTAGAATTTTTGTTTTTCCCTTAGCAGGGACATATTTTGGAGGAGATTTAATAGCAGGGTTATATGAGGCAGAGATTTATAAAAAAGGAGAGATCTCTTTTTATGTAGATGTAGGCACCAATGCTGAGGTTGTTCTTGGAAATAAGGACTTTCTTCTTGCTTGTGCTGGAGCAGCTGGCCCTGCTCTTGAGGGAGGCATCTTTGAGTGTGGGCTTAAGGCTCAACCAGGGGCGGTTGAATCTTTTTGGATTGATGAAAAGACCCTTAGTCTTTCCTATAAAACTATTGGAGATGAAAGACCCCTTGGTTTTTGCGGTTCAGCAGTAATTCAACTTATAGCTGATCTTTTCTTGCATGGCTGGATAACTCCGGAAGGAAAATTCAATCTCAAAAAAATTGGACCTCTTATTGAAGAGATTAATGGAGAGAGGGTTCTTGAGCTTATTTCAGCTGAAAAAACCAAGCAGGGTTACCCGATTTATATAAAAGAGGGTGAAATTAAAAGTTTTCTTCGCTCAAAGGGGGCTATGTTTACAATTTTGACACTCCTTTGTGAAAAGGTTGGCCTCACCTTTGAAGATGTTGAAAAATTTTATGTAGCTGGATCTTTTGGCAATCATATTGATGTTAGATCAGCGGTTATTCTGGGAATGCTACCTGAGGAGGCCCTCTTTAAAACCATAGGCCTTGGCAATTCTGCTGGAAAGGGGGCCTTAAAATTTTTAAAAAGGGCTGAATATGAAGAGATAAAAGAAATTACAGAAAGAATTACCTATCTTGAGCTAAATGTTGAGGGAAGATTTATGGAACTTTTGACCGGGGCCCTTATCATACCTCATGTGAATCTTGAACTCTTTCCCTGGGTTAAAAAACTTCTTGAGGAGAAATAG
- the der gene encoding ribosome biogenesis GTPase Der yields MFQAVIVGRPNVGKSTLFNTLIGEKKTIVEKTPGVTRDFVVDYVELYDGKGIKITDTGGIDLSRRDFFSEAIKDIVEKSLKEADLILFVVDAKEGLTSADEEIASYLRRFSRPVLLIVNKVEGKEDEKRAQEFFSLGFPEIFFVSAKEKRNLSTLKDRLKEIAKEKIFPLPSTELIKVAILGRPNVGKSTLINRLLGYERMIVSEIPGTTRDCVDVLLEREGGMSFLLIDTPGIRRRSRIEERAEKFSVDKALETLQKADIILFLITAEEGLTHQDKTLLRQVQKNCKAALLLINKWDFFKRQKSKSEVFLQVLRHHLKFLPWLPIIPISAKEGFNIDKILPLVEEIYKDYSRRVPTSQVNTLLEELKSQYTFNIKGKRLKFYYATQVEVAPPTFVIFINIEPEELPKHIEKFVRNRFQQFLGFERVPVKVIFRLRR; encoded by the coding sequence ATGTTTCAGGCTGTGATTGTAGGAAGGCCCAATGTAGGAAAATCAACTCTTTTTAATACCCTTATCGGTGAAAAAAAGACTATAGTTGAGAAAACACCTGGTGTTACCAGAGATTTTGTCGTTGATTATGTGGAACTTTATGATGGCAAGGGAATCAAGATCACAGATACAGGTGGAATTGATCTGAGTCGTAGAGATTTTTTTTCAGAAGCTATTAAAGATATTGTGGAGAAAAGTCTTAAAGAGGCTGATTTGATTCTCTTTGTGGTTGATGCCAAGGAAGGTTTAACTTCAGCAGATGAAGAAATTGCAAGTTACTTAAGAAGGTTTTCCCGGCCGGTCCTCCTTATCGTTAACAAGGTTGAGGGTAAAGAGGATGAAAAGAGGGCTCAGGAATTTTTTTCTCTGGGCTTTCCTGAAATATTTTTTGTCTCTGCTAAAGAGAAAAGAAACCTATCAACTCTTAAAGATAGACTTAAAGAAATCGCTAAGGAAAAGATTTTTCCCCTTCCTTCAACAGAATTGATCAAGGTTGCCATACTTGGTCGTCCTAATGTGGGAAAAAGCACCCTGATAAATCGCCTTCTTGGTTATGAAAGGATGATTGTCTCTGAAATACCGGGGACAACCCGGGATTGTGTAGATGTTCTTCTTGAGAGAGAAGGGGGCATGAGTTTTTTGCTCATAGATACCCCGGGTATTAGGAGAAGATCAAGAATTGAGGAGCGAGCTGAAAAATTTAGTGTGGACAAGGCCCTTGAGACCTTACAAAAGGCAGATATTATTCTTTTTCTGATTACCGCTGAAGAGGGCCTAACCCATCAGGATAAAACCCTTCTCCGTCAGGTTCAAAAAAATTGTAAAGCAGCTCTTTTATTGATAAATAAGTGGGATTTTTTTAAAAGACAGAAATCCAAAAGCGAAGTCTTTCTTCAGGTTTTAAGACATCACCTTAAGTTTCTTCCCTGGTTACCCATAATTCCCATATCTGCTAAGGAGGGTTTTAATATTGATAAAATTTTACCCTTAGTTGAAGAGATTTATAAGGATTACTCCCGAAGAGTTCCAACCTCTCAGGTAAATACCCTTCTTGAGGAGCTTAAGAGTCAATATACCTTCAATATAAAGGGAAAACGCCTGAAATTTTATTATGCCACTCAGGTTGAGGTTGCCCCTCCCACTTTTGTTATCTTTATAAATATTGAACCTGAAGAACTTCCTAAGCATATTGAAAAATTTGTTCGCAATAGATTTCAACAATTTCTTGGATTTGAAAGGGTTCCAGTTAAGGTAATTTTTAGACTAAGGCGTTGA
- a CDS encoding OmpA family protein: MSTPPIIIKRVKKVVGGHHGGSWKIAYADFLAGMMTFFLLLWLVSLMEPKTKAQVAAYFKKFNIFSKAGTSMLMEFYRTGKMEGPKVQTQTQELPPVKGEGERFKRIIETRLKSLQEHVLIEVTETSTKEKVVRIEIMELVNKPLFKPGSAELLPEGKEILKVLAEELKELPVLVSIEGHTDAVPSRRGKTGNWELSSARAISAMLELEKNGVPPEKILEVVGYADNFPLFKDNPYDAKNRRITLTVHYGPPEGFKAKVEKTTNSTP; this comes from the coding sequence ATGAGCACTCCCCCTATTATCATTAAGCGCGTAAAAAAAGTTGTTGGTGGACACCATGGAGGTTCCTGGAAGATTGCCTATGCAGACTTTCTGGCTGGTATGATGACCTTTTTTTTACTCCTCTGGTTAGTATCCCTTATGGAACCCAAAACCAAGGCTCAAGTAGCTGCTTATTTTAAAAAATTTAATATCTTTAGCAAAGCTGGAACCAGTATGCTTATGGAGTTTTACCGAACAGGGAAAATGGAGGGCCCTAAGGTTCAAACTCAAACACAGGAACTTCCCCCTGTCAAAGGTGAAGGCGAGAGATTCAAAAGGATTATTGAAACAAGACTTAAAAGTCTTCAAGAGCATGTATTAATTGAGGTTACCGAGACATCCACCAAAGAAAAGGTAGTTCGCATTGAGATTATGGAGCTTGTCAATAAACCCCTTTTTAAACCCGGTAGCGCAGAGCTTCTTCCAGAGGGTAAAGAAATTCTCAAAGTCCTTGCTGAAGAACTCAAAGAACTTCCTGTGCTTGTTTCTATTGAGGGGCATACGGATGCAGTGCCTTCCCGAAGAGGAAAAACAGGCAACTGGGAACTATCCTCTGCTCGCGCCATCTCTGCCATGCTTGAACTTGAAAAAAATGGTGTCCCTCCGGAAAAAATTCTTGAAGTTGTAGGATATGCAGATAATTTCCCCCTTTTTAAAGACAATCCCTATGATGCAAAAAATAGAAGAATCACTCTGACTGTGCACTATGGACCTCCAGAAGGCTTCAAAGCCAAAGTAGAAAAAACAACTAATTCAACGCCTTAG